A single Calidifontibacter indicus DNA region contains:
- a CDS encoding PHP domain-containing protein has translation MAEPQQIEPVDALRRIAFVLERARAGQYRVKAFRQAVATVIATARDELEQRAAAGTLAELPGIGKSTEAVITQALSGQRPDYLQTVEAKYPDRMVEGGEQVRAALRGDCHSHSDWSDGGSPIPEMVASAMELGHDYLVLTDHSPRLRIANGLSAARLTEQLGVVDAINTHLDGSFTLLKGIEVDILDDGGLDQSEEMLDRLDVRVASVHSKLAMASAPMTRRMIGAIKNPRTNILGHCTGRLTGGSRGTRGQSSFDAAAVFAACAEHDVAVEINSRPERCDPPDDLLAQARDAGCLFSIDSDAHAPGQLDLLQFGAARAEQFDIPLDRIVNTWPKERLLEWAARR, from the coding sequence ATGGCCGAGCCGCAACAGATCGAACCCGTCGACGCCCTGCGCCGCATCGCCTTCGTGCTCGAGCGGGCCAGGGCCGGCCAATACCGGGTGAAGGCGTTCCGGCAGGCGGTGGCCACCGTCATCGCCACTGCGCGCGACGAGCTCGAGCAGCGTGCCGCCGCCGGCACCCTCGCCGAGCTCCCCGGCATCGGCAAGTCGACCGAGGCCGTCATCACGCAGGCGCTGAGCGGGCAACGCCCCGACTACCTCCAGACCGTCGAGGCGAAGTACCCCGACCGGATGGTGGAGGGCGGCGAGCAGGTGCGGGCGGCGCTGCGTGGCGACTGTCACAGCCACTCCGACTGGAGCGACGGCGGTTCGCCGATCCCGGAAATGGTCGCGAGCGCGATGGAGCTCGGCCACGACTACCTGGTGCTCACCGACCACTCGCCGCGGCTGCGGATCGCGAACGGACTGTCCGCGGCTCGGCTCACCGAGCAGCTCGGGGTCGTCGACGCGATCAACACCCACCTCGACGGGTCGTTCACGCTGCTGAAGGGGATCGAGGTCGACATCCTCGACGACGGCGGGCTCGACCAGAGCGAGGAGATGCTCGACCGGCTCGACGTGCGGGTGGCCTCGGTGCATTCCAAGCTCGCGATGGCGTCGGCGCCGATGACCCGTCGCATGATCGGCGCGATCAAGAATCCGCGCACCAACATCCTCGGCCACTGCACCGGACGGCTCACCGGCGGCTCGCGCGGCACCCGCGGGCAGTCGTCGTTCGACGCGGCGGCGGTCTTCGCGGCGTGCGCCGAACACGACGTCGCGGTCGAGATCAACTCCCGCCCCGAGCGGTGCGACCCACCCGACGACCTGCTCGCGCAAGCCCGCGACGCGGGGTGCCTGTTCAGCATCGACAGCGACGCCCACGCCCCCGGCCAACTCGACCTATTGCAGTTCGGTGCGGCCCGGGCCGAGCAGTTCGACATCCCGCTCGACCGCATCGTCAACACCTGGCCGAAGGAGCGCCTGCTGGAGTGGGCGGCACGTCGCTGA
- a CDS encoding copper resistance CopC family protein, protein MRILARLSAALLLLPLLFLAPGEAQAHDTLLSTTPKSGATTAPVQSVSMVFNEAVLSTGAAVTVDGPDGAVAQGSPSINAATVSQDLRQPLANGSYKVTWRVLSSDGHPISGSFSFVVAGATASSSSTTSSATAGATQSDETLTTPSASSSAPTPPVQQVPTSSTDNNAPLIITAAVLALLLIAGGAFLARTRLKDDNADLADGTDTPAATPISSPDADADGSEIAGSAGPNADDETVSGQTSHDADRDPDD, encoded by the coding sequence ATGCGGATCCTTGCGCGGTTGAGCGCCGCCCTCCTGCTGCTCCCCTTGCTCTTCCTCGCACCGGGCGAGGCACAGGCCCACGACACCCTCCTGAGCACGACCCCGAAGTCGGGTGCCACGACGGCGCCGGTGCAGTCGGTCTCCATGGTTTTCAACGAGGCCGTGCTCTCCACCGGGGCCGCCGTCACCGTCGACGGCCCGGACGGCGCGGTGGCGCAGGGTTCGCCGTCGATCAACGCAGCGACCGTCTCCCAAGACCTGCGCCAGCCGCTTGCGAACGGCTCGTACAAGGTCACCTGGCGGGTCCTGTCGTCCGACGGACACCCGATCTCGGGCAGCTTCAGCTTCGTCGTGGCCGGCGCCACCGCGAGCAGCAGTTCCACCACCTCCAGCGCGACCGCCGGCGCGACCCAGTCGGACGAGACGTTGACCACCCCGAGCGCGTCCTCCAGCGCGCCGACGCCGCCGGTGCAGCAGGTGCCGACGAGCTCGACCGACAACAACGCGCCCCTGATCATCACGGCCGCCGTGTTGGCGCTGCTGCTCATCGCGGGCGGCGCCTTCCTCGCCCGGACGCGGCTCAAGGACGACAACGCCGACCTCGCCGACGGCACCGACACCCCGGCTGCCACACCGATTTCGTCGCCCGATGCCGACGCCGACGGCTCCGAGATTGCCGGTTCTGCGGGCCCGAATGCCGACGACGAGACCGTTTCCGGACAAACCTCCCACGATGCGGACCGCGATCCGGACGACTGA
- a CDS encoding DUF3073 domain-containing protein, with amino-acid sequence MGRGRAKAKQTKVARELKYFSPDTDLNALERELRSSSSTHAAENAAADVDQGDDDDYDDYADWASHGR; translated from the coding sequence ATGGGGCGCGGCCGGGCCAAAGCAAAGCAGACGAAGGTTGCCCGGGAGTTGAAGTACTTCTCTCCCGACACCGACCTCAACGCACTTGAGCGTGAACTGCGGTCATCTTCATCCACTCACGCCGCGGAGAACGCCGCCGCGGACGTCGACCAGGGTGACGACGACGACTACGACGACTACGCGGACTGGGCGTCGCACGGTCGTTGA
- the purM gene encoding phosphoribosylformylglycinamidine cyclo-ligase, with protein MSDTSRPITYADAGVDVHAGDKAVELMKASVRRAQRPEVLGGLGGFAGLFDASLLTRMQRPVLATSTDGVGTKVAVAQAMDKHDTIGFDLVGMVVDDIVVCGAEPLFMTDYIATGKVVPERIAAIVGGIAAACEQAGVALVGGETAEHPGMLEPDEYDVAGAATGVVEYSDLLTPDRVRTGDVVLGIPSSGLHSNGLSLVRKVVASAGWGWEREVPEFGRTLGEEVLTPTRVYAADLLRLIRTDGVDVHALSHVTGGGLAANVARVLPQGVAAVMDRATWTPAPVFQVIGELGKVPQLDLEATLNMGVGFVAVVPQDSVDTTLEVLESVDLPAWRMGEIVGIDSVDRDRGELVTGSKGVDAGGAQLVGQYAG; from the coding sequence ATGAGCGATACCTCGCGACCGATCACGTACGCCGACGCAGGAGTCGACGTGCACGCCGGCGACAAGGCGGTCGAACTGATGAAGGCGTCGGTGCGCCGGGCGCAGCGGCCCGAGGTGCTCGGCGGTCTGGGCGGGTTCGCCGGGTTGTTCGACGCGTCGCTGCTCACCCGGATGCAGCGTCCGGTGCTCGCCACCTCCACCGACGGTGTCGGCACGAAGGTGGCCGTCGCGCAGGCGATGGACAAGCACGACACGATCGGTTTCGACCTGGTCGGCATGGTCGTCGACGACATCGTGGTCTGCGGCGCCGAGCCGCTGTTCATGACCGACTACATCGCCACCGGCAAGGTGGTGCCCGAGCGCATCGCGGCCATCGTCGGCGGAATCGCCGCGGCCTGCGAACAGGCCGGAGTGGCCCTCGTCGGCGGTGAGACGGCGGAGCACCCGGGTATGCTCGAACCCGACGAGTACGACGTCGCCGGCGCCGCCACCGGCGTCGTGGAGTACTCCGACCTGCTGACGCCCGACCGCGTCCGCACCGGTGACGTGGTGCTCGGCATCCCGTCGTCGGGTCTGCACTCCAACGGCCTCTCGCTGGTGCGCAAGGTCGTCGCGTCCGCCGGATGGGGGTGGGAACGCGAGGTGCCGGAGTTCGGCCGCACGCTCGGTGAAGAGGTGCTCACGCCGACCCGTGTCTACGCCGCCGACCTGCTGCGGCTGATCCGCACCGACGGCGTCGACGTGCACGCACTCTCCCACGTCACCGGCGGCGGGCTGGCAGCGAATGTCGCCCGTGTGCTGCCGCAGGGCGTTGCCGCCGTCATGGACCGCGCCACGTGGACTCCCGCGCCGGTGTTCCAGGTGATCGGTGAGCTCGGCAAGGTGCCGCAACTCGACCTCGAGGCCACGCTGAACATGGGTGTCGGGTTCGTCGCGGTGGTGCCGCAGGACAGCGTCGACACCACGCTGGAGGTGCTCGAGTCGGTCGACCTGCCCGCCTGGCGGATGGGGGAGATCGTCGGCATCGACAGCGTCGACCGCGACCGGGGCGAACTCGTCACCGGCTCCAAGGGCGTGGACGCGGGTGGCGCTCAGCTCGTCGGGCAGTACGCCGGCTGA
- the purF gene encoding amidophosphoribosyltransferase: protein MARSDGRLSHDLMPGEKGPQDACGVFGVWAPGEEVAKLTYFGLYALQHRGQESAGIATSDGQSILVYKDMGLVSQVFDESSLGSLRGHIAVGHTRYSTTGGSTWENAQPTLGGHAGGTVALAHNGNLINTVELREMVDAEHAGRTVRGELARGNTSDTALVTTLLSADEDKTLEQAAMDVLPKLRGAFCFVFMDEHTLYAARDPYGVRPLALGRLENGWVVASETAALQTVGASVVREVEPGELIAIDEDGLRSHRFAEPQRKGCVFEYVYLARPDAVINGRVVHEARVEMGRQLAREHPVEADLVIGVPESGVPAATGYAQESGIPFGQGFVKNAYVGRTFIQPSQTLRQLGIRLKLNPLEHSIRGKRVVVIDDSIVRGNTQRAQIRMLREAGAAEVHVRISSPPVQWPCFYGIDFATRAELIATGLGVEEIRSSIGADSLGYISTEGMIAASDQQPSQLCTACFTGEYPIELPEDGRIGKHVLETLPLEIASGHDRSVAVAAEDRAPDRAGGRAPSQRSDAEGVSVGVGTGGAGALDHP, encoded by the coding sequence GTGGCTCGCTCTGACGGACGTCTGTCCCACGACCTGATGCCCGGCGAGAAGGGTCCGCAGGATGCCTGCGGAGTCTTCGGCGTCTGGGCCCCCGGCGAAGAAGTCGCCAAACTCACCTATTTCGGGCTGTACGCGTTGCAGCACCGCGGCCAGGAATCGGCCGGCATCGCCACCAGCGACGGCCAGAGCATCCTGGTCTACAAGGACATGGGCCTGGTGTCGCAGGTGTTCGACGAGTCGAGCCTGGGCAGCCTGCGCGGACACATCGCCGTGGGCCACACCCGCTACTCGACCACCGGCGGCAGCACCTGGGAGAACGCCCAGCCGACCCTCGGCGGTCACGCCGGCGGCACGGTTGCTCTCGCCCACAACGGCAACCTGATCAACACCGTCGAACTGCGCGAGATGGTCGACGCCGAGCACGCCGGCCGCACCGTTCGCGGCGAGTTGGCCCGCGGCAACACCTCGGACACCGCACTGGTGACGACGCTGCTGTCGGCCGACGAGGACAAGACGCTCGAGCAGGCCGCGATGGACGTGCTGCCCAAACTGCGCGGCGCGTTCTGCTTCGTGTTCATGGACGAGCACACGCTCTACGCCGCGCGCGACCCGTACGGCGTGCGGCCGCTCGCGCTCGGACGGCTGGAGAACGGCTGGGTCGTCGCCTCGGAGACCGCGGCGCTGCAGACGGTCGGTGCCAGCGTCGTGCGCGAGGTCGAGCCCGGTGAGCTCATCGCGATCGACGAGGACGGCCTGCGTTCGCACCGGTTCGCCGAGCCGCAGCGCAAGGGTTGTGTGTTCGAGTACGTCTACCTGGCTCGTCCCGATGCGGTCATCAACGGACGCGTGGTGCACGAGGCGCGCGTCGAGATGGGCCGCCAGCTGGCCCGCGAGCACCCGGTCGAGGCCGACCTGGTCATCGGTGTGCCGGAGTCGGGCGTGCCTGCCGCGACCGGTTACGCGCAGGAGAGCGGCATCCCGTTCGGCCAGGGGTTCGTCAAGAACGCCTATGTCGGCCGCACCTTCATCCAGCCGAGCCAGACCCTGCGCCAGCTGGGCATCCGGCTGAAGCTCAACCCGCTCGAGCACTCGATCCGCGGCAAACGCGTCGTGGTGATCGACGACTCGATCGTGCGCGGCAACACCCAGCGCGCGCAGATCCGGATGCTGCGCGAGGCGGGAGCCGCCGAGGTGCACGTGCGCATCTCCAGCCCGCCGGTGCAGTGGCCCTGCTTCTACGGCATCGACTTCGCCACCCGCGCCGAACTCATCGCGACCGGCCTCGGCGTCGAGGAGATCCGTTCGTCGATCGGTGCCGACTCGCTCGGTTACATCTCCACCGAAGGCATGATCGCGGCGTCCGACCAGCAACCGTCGCAGCTGTGCACCGCCTGCTTCACCGGGGAGTACCCGATCGAGCTGCCCGAGGACGGCCGCATCGGCAAGCACGTGCTCGAGACGCTCCCGCTGGAGATCGCTTCCGGGCACGACCGCAGCGTGGCCGTCGCCGCGGAAGACCGCGCCCCTGACCGAGCGGGCGGTCGAGCCCCGTCCCAGCGCTCGGACGCCGAGGGCGTCAGCGTCGGAGTCGGCACCGGCGGTGCCGGAGCGCTCGACCACCCGTGA